ttggtacttcttctgcccacgcccctttagccttctccAATCTGCATTTCAAACCCCTTATTAAAACTCTGTTTGCtaactcgacctgcccatttgtctgggggtgttcgactgatgcgaacacttgcttgattcctacttccgtacatagcttccccaactgttggctcgcgaactgggtgccattgtctgaaatgagacgcattggcaccccaaaacgacacacaatgttcttccaaacaaagtgttgtaccttgtgcgcagtgatatGTGCCACTGGttcggcctctatccacttggtgaagtactcgatggcaacgatcaagtacttcatctaccTTATCGCTAATGGGAACGGGCCTAGgatatcaattccccaagtatgaaaaggccacgggctgtatatggatcttaGTTCTTCTGgtggtgccttatgccaatcagcgtgcattTGACACTACTTGCAATGCTGGGTGTATCGCACGCAATCCTCTCTTATtgttggccagaaaaaccctgcgcgtattaccttggatgccagggatcttcctcccacgtggctcccacaaataccttTGTGGAGCTgagccattatcctggtgcactcgttgCCACTCACGCATGTCAAGATGGGGTGCGTAAACCCGTGTCTGAATAATATCCCATCTATTAATGTGTATCTTGCGGCGttcctcttaatcttcttgCCCTCTTCCGGCTCTGCTGGGAGGATTCCGTCCGCCAGGTATCGCCTGAAAGGGGTCATCCAAGTGTCGCCTTCCTCTAAAGCACACACCTGTAcgcctttttcttcttctggcgAGGTTGCATAAGTACTGATACAGGGTTCCCTCGCCGTATCTTGACTCAaagagcgatgactccttggttTTCCTCTTGTTGTACTAAAGTGTAGaacgtccaccctgttgtctgcaACAAACTTTCGCGGCGTCTTGAGGGTCTCTTGTATTACAGTACTTtcccttccccccttgcctgagctggccaacttggcaagcaggtcagctctggcattctgctccctaggGAGATGCACCAGCTTAAACGCAGCGAAAGCACTTTTCAACACCTCAACATACCTTAGGTAGGAAACCATCCGTGGGTCCTTTGCCTGGTACTCCCCTGTTACTTGTCCTATGACCAACTGGGAGTCATTCTTTGCCAGGAGGCTTTGTGCACCCATTTCTTTATCCAAAAGCATCCCAGCAATCAATgcttcgtactccgcctggttgttgcttgccctgaaggcgaagcgtaaggcctgctcgatcaacactccgttaggcccctccaagattattCCAACGCCACTCCCTTGCTAGTTGGaagatccatccactgagaTCATCCACTGTGACCCTAACTCCACTTCTTGGGGGTCTCCTCCTGGTGAAAGTTCCGCCACGAAGTCAGCATATACTggccctttgatggaccccctgggttcatattggatatcgaactctgacaactctaccgcccagcgaaccatcctccctgCTACATCTGGCTTCTGAAGTACCTTTTggatagggaggtttgtcatcaccaccactgtgaagctgtggaaatagtggcggagccttcGTGCTGAGAATACTACcgctagcgccgccttctctagtgactggtacctcaattttgggccttgtaaggccttgctcacgaagtaaaTGGGTTTCTGCACCTGCTCTtgttcctggaccagcacagagctaATGGCCCACTCAGTTACCGCAAAGTATAAGCGGAGGGGGACGCCTACCTGTGGTTTGCAAAGCacaggtggcgtcgccaagtactccttcaacttgagaaaCGCTGCTTCACACTCATCTGTCCATGCGAAACGGCTATTTCTTTTAAGGCATTGAAAGTAAGGGTGGCCCTTCAGTTGTTAAACTTCTTTcactgaggttgggctcctcatggcgatgatggctgcacacttgtcagggtttgcctctatccccctctctgtgagcatgaaacctaagaactttccCACCTCTAcgccaaaaacgcactttttTGGGTTTAACTTGAGGTGATACTTCGATGTGGTAGCAAATagttcttccagatcagctgcgtGCTGCCCTCTCTCGTGCGAAgttaccaccatgtcatctacgtaggcctgcacgttccttaccagcatgggtgcaaggaccttgtccatcagcctctggtaggtggcgtctgcatttttcaaaccaaacggcatcaccttataacagtaactgcacgTTTCCGTCATGAATGTCGTTTTACTCTCGTCcttgggatgcatcttgatctgattgtaacctaagaatgcatccaggaaactcagcatcttgcaACCCGAGGCGCTATCCACTAATGCGCCAAGTACTCCATGTTcaaatctgtgaagtcaacgcacatcctccacttcccattcgccttcttcactagaactacattggctaaccactcagggtattgtatctccctgattTGTCCAGCGCTGAGCAGCTTCTGTGTTTCTTCCTTCACGACGAGGCATCGCTcgtcgttgaacttcctccttctttgtctCACAGGGCGAACCTTTGCGTCCATCGtaagatggtggcacaaaaaatctggGTCAATACCTGGCATATCCGCCGCAGTCCACGCGAAAGCATCTAAGTGGCGCGAGATTACTGCAACTACCTCTTCTTGTTCTCCTTGGCTCAGCAAGTGTCCTAATTTGAACACCTtaccccctatttgtctttctACTATGTTATCTTCTGGTCAGGGTCGCTCATTCTGCACATTCTCTTCAAGAGACTCACTCGTGGAATCTTCTTCCATAGGCATCGCCCTTACGGATGCATCGGGCATCGCCTCATCTTGCTCTTCTCCAGTGGGGGAGGCATCATCGTTTCTTCCTTCTGTATGTGCATCTTCCATAGGCGTCGCCCCTATGGTGGCTTCGACCGGCATGGACTTCTCGGGCGTCGTCTCTTACGACGGCTCCAACTCCATTTGCGAATTTGAAACGAGTGGTCGCTCaatcaccatgaccacgcctctTCTTGTCtttaggctattttcatagcacttacgGGCCTCTTCTTGATCTGACTTGATCACGATCACCTTGCCACCAAGatctggtagcttcatcttcatatggcacGTGGAGGACATCGCCCTTAATT
The sequence above is a segment of the Phaseolus vulgaris cultivar G19833 chromosome 2, P. vulgaris v2.0, whole genome shotgun sequence genome. Coding sequences within it:
- the LOC137809014 gene encoding uncharacterized protein, producing the protein MGAQSLLAKNDSQLVIGQVTGEYQAKDPRMVSYLRYVEVLKSAFAAFKLVHLPREQNARADLLAKLASSGKGGRESTVIQETLKTPRKFVADNRVDVLHFSTTRGKPRSHRSLSQDTAREPCISTYATSPEEEKGVQVCALEEGDTWMTPFRRYLADGILPAEPEEGKKIKRNAARYTLIDGILFRHGFTHPILTCVSGNECTRIMAQLHKGICGSHVGGRSLASKVIRAGFFWPTIREDCVRYTQHCK